A genomic window from Populus nigra chromosome 7, ddPopNigr1.1, whole genome shotgun sequence includes:
- the LOC133700035 gene encoding uncharacterized protein LOC133700035 yields the protein MMIKTMLRHKIATQMIVKVMVMLMMMMIAINAADTNEVFDPCSDAVVQKFDGFTFGLAFSDKDSFFSNQVQLSPCDSRLALSKKAQLAVFRPQVDEISLLTINSSPSDPGAPGPLGSYMVAFAGRMHAARSFPVMISDNNTIITSFTLVLEFQKGTLQTLYWKKFGCQSCSKDFVCLGGEDCALPISKCKSNGGANDCNLSIQLTFSGTDKNLQALNSWYEVSNLRQYSLYGLYSNLRDSVVGHFDSLF from the exons ATGATAAAGACCATGTTGAGGCACAAGATAGCAACACAGATGATAGTTAAAGTGATGgttatgttgatgatgatgatgattgctATAAATGCTGCCGATACCAATGAAGTTTTCGACCCTTGTTCAGATGCTGTGGTACAAAAGTTCGATGGTTTCACATTCGGTCTAGCATTTTCAGATAAGGATTCTTTCTTTTCCAATCAGGTTCAACTGTCTCCCTGTGATAGTCGTCTAGCCCTGAGTAAAAAAGCACAGCTCGCTGTGTTTAGGCCTCAGGTTGATGAGATTTCTCTGCTTACCATCAACAGCAGTCCTTCCGACCCG GGCGCGCCTGGACCGCTCGGTAGCTATATGGTAGCATTTGCTGGGAGGATGCATGCAGCAAGATCATTTCCAGTGATGATTTCTGACAATAATACGATCATCACCAGTTTTACTTTG GTCCTTGAATTCCAGAAGGGTACCCTTCAAACCTTGTATTGGAAGAAATTTGGATGCCAATCATGCTCCAAGGACTTTGTTTGCCTCGGTGGTGAAGACTGTGCATTACCAATCTCAAAATGTAAGAGTAACGGTGGTGCTAATGATTGTAATCTGAGCATACAATTAACGTTCTCAGGCACTGACAAGAATCTCCAAGCGCTTAATTCGTGGTATGAGGTTTCTAATCTCCGGCAGTACTCGCTGTATGGTCTATATTCCAACCTTCGGGACTCTGTCGTTGGCCACTTTGACAGCCTCTTTTAA